From a single Balearica regulorum gibbericeps isolate bBalReg1 chromosome 11, bBalReg1.pri, whole genome shotgun sequence genomic region:
- the LOC104634055 gene encoding uncharacterized protein LOC104634055 isoform X1, whose translation MTKDRRKGSVLHLPSGSRSVGVSQGAGKGRTCSSGRMGEVVRIVAFVMPFIGCSALLDLSGVHQVKGTWMESTTLPCTYTPSEGFTQQTLIWRVERDYITRTIFRRDDSGDHVLLSQFRNRVSVPKHSPGDVSLLIENLEITDSGHYTCQVIWRSKNNSLITKELSTTVKVVKVAATKPVIRAGELGLTVPAGARASLTCVASGSPPISYRWFRSAPGGKALLLSSQAELAWDSLRPSDAGKYYCEAENRVRAGAVQRSDTVELVVREPPATQPPSPGTDGRSRPPLTPRGDVPQRAPTDLPAATLVSRRDAVSDEPLIATGSPRVPPHLYALAAVPGVAALGGLLALLLRRRRNKAEPLYEVFFRSTTGVTGLETDAEVPVNCLHKETNSKTETSNHIFTMKDNGHDSICIGKSPEYENLVNAMESEYEIEKN comes from the exons ATGacaaaggacagaagaaagggAAGTGTTCTTCACTTGCCTTCTGGGTCCAGGAGTGTGGGGGTCTCACAGGGTGCAGGGAAAGGACGGACCTGCAGTTCCGGGAGAATGGGAGAAGTTGTGCGGATAGTGGCGTTTGTGATGCCTTTCATCGGCTGCAGCG ccctcctggATCTGTCTGGTGTCCACCAGGTCAAGGGCACGTGGATGGAATCCACCACTTTACCATGTACCTACACACCCTCAGAAGGTTTCACACAGCAAACGCTCATCTGGCGTGTGGAGCGAGACTATATCACCCGTACCATCTTCCGGAGGGACGATTCTGGTGACCACGTCTTGTTGTCTCAGTTCCGAAACCGGGTCAGCGTCCCAAAGCACAGCCCAGGGGATGTCTCACTCCTAATTGAGAACCTTGAAATCACTGACAGTGGACACTACACCTGTCAAGTCATCTGGAGGTCTAAAAATAACAGCTTGATAACAAAGGAGTTGAGCACTACGGTTAAAGTTGTCAAAG TTGCAGCGACCAAGCCCGTCATCAGGGCCGGCGAGCTGGGGCTGACGGTCCCGGCAGGAGCCAGGGCCAGCCTGACCTGTGTGGCCAGCGGGTCCCCCCCCATCAGCTACCGCTGGTTCAGGAGCGCCCCGGGAGGGAAAGCCCTGCTCCTGAGCAGCCAGGCCGAGCTGGCGTGGGACAGCCTGCGGCCCTCCGACGCCGGGAAGTACTACTGTGAGGCAGAAAACAGGGTTAGGGCCGGGGCTGTGCAGCGGAGCGACACTGTTGAGCTGGTGGTGAGAG AGCCCCCAGCCACGCAGCCGCCGAGCCCTGGGACCGACGGGCGCAGCAGACCCCCGCTCACCCCCCGAGGCGATGTGCCCCAGCGAGCGCCCACAG ATCTGCCCGCAGCAACGCTAGTCTCCAGGAGGGATGCTGTTTCGGACGAGCCTCTCATTGCCACAG GTTCCCCGCGGGTGCCCCCGCACCTCTACGCGCTGGCGGCCGTGCCGGGTGTGGCCGCGCTCGGGGggctcctggccctgctgctgcgCCGGCGGCGGAACAAGGCGG aacctCTCTATGAAGTTTTTTT CCGTAGCACTACAGGTGTCACAGGATTGGAAACTGATGCGGAGGTCCCTGTTAACTGCCTACACAAGGAGACAAATTCTAAGACCGAAACATCCAATCACATTTTCACCATGAAAGACAACGGCCATGACAGCATATGCATCGGGAAAAGTCCGGAATATGAGAACCTTGTGAATGCAATGGAATCAgaatatgaaatagaaaaaaattag
- the LOC104634055 gene encoding V-set and immunoglobulin domain-containing protein 4-like isoform X2 has product MTKDRRKGSVLHLPSGSRSVGVSQGAGKGRTCSSGRMGEVVRIVAFVMPFIGCSALLDLSGVHQVKGTWMESTTLPCTYTPSEGFTQQTLIWRVERDYITRTIFRRDDSGDHVLLSQFRNRVSVPKHSPGDVSLLIENLEITDSGHYTCQVIWRSKNNSLITKELSTTVKVVKVAATKPVIRAGELGLTVPAGARASLTCVASGSPPISYRWFRSAPGGKALLLSSQAELAWDSLRPSDAGKYYCEAENRVRAGAVQRSDTVELVVREPPATQPPSPGTDGRSRPPLTPRGDVPQRAPTDLPAATLVSRRDAVSDEPLIATEPLYEVFFRSTTGVTGLETDAEVPVNCLHKETNSKTETSNHIFTMKDNGHDSICIGKSPEYENLVNAMESEYEIEKN; this is encoded by the exons ATGacaaaggacagaagaaagggAAGTGTTCTTCACTTGCCTTCTGGGTCCAGGAGTGTGGGGGTCTCACAGGGTGCAGGGAAAGGACGGACCTGCAGTTCCGGGAGAATGGGAGAAGTTGTGCGGATAGTGGCGTTTGTGATGCCTTTCATCGGCTGCAGCG ccctcctggATCTGTCTGGTGTCCACCAGGTCAAGGGCACGTGGATGGAATCCACCACTTTACCATGTACCTACACACCCTCAGAAGGTTTCACACAGCAAACGCTCATCTGGCGTGTGGAGCGAGACTATATCACCCGTACCATCTTCCGGAGGGACGATTCTGGTGACCACGTCTTGTTGTCTCAGTTCCGAAACCGGGTCAGCGTCCCAAAGCACAGCCCAGGGGATGTCTCACTCCTAATTGAGAACCTTGAAATCACTGACAGTGGACACTACACCTGTCAAGTCATCTGGAGGTCTAAAAATAACAGCTTGATAACAAAGGAGTTGAGCACTACGGTTAAAGTTGTCAAAG TTGCAGCGACCAAGCCCGTCATCAGGGCCGGCGAGCTGGGGCTGACGGTCCCGGCAGGAGCCAGGGCCAGCCTGACCTGTGTGGCCAGCGGGTCCCCCCCCATCAGCTACCGCTGGTTCAGGAGCGCCCCGGGAGGGAAAGCCCTGCTCCTGAGCAGCCAGGCCGAGCTGGCGTGGGACAGCCTGCGGCCCTCCGACGCCGGGAAGTACTACTGTGAGGCAGAAAACAGGGTTAGGGCCGGGGCTGTGCAGCGGAGCGACACTGTTGAGCTGGTGGTGAGAG AGCCCCCAGCCACGCAGCCGCCGAGCCCTGGGACCGACGGGCGCAGCAGACCCCCGCTCACCCCCCGAGGCGATGTGCCCCAGCGAGCGCCCACAG ATCTGCCCGCAGCAACGCTAGTCTCCAGGAGGGATGCTGTTTCGGACGAGCCTCTCATTGCCACAG aacctCTCTATGAAGTTTTTTT CCGTAGCACTACAGGTGTCACAGGATTGGAAACTGATGCGGAGGTCCCTGTTAACTGCCTACACAAGGAGACAAATTCTAAGACCGAAACATCCAATCACATTTTCACCATGAAAGACAACGGCCATGACAGCATATGCATCGGGAAAAGTCCGGAATATGAGAACCTTGTGAATGCAATGGAATCAgaatatgaaatagaaaaaaattag